The following nucleotide sequence is from Coffea eugenioides isolate CCC68of chromosome 10, Ceug_1.0, whole genome shotgun sequence.
ACatgatttgtttcttttatgtgataaattttaATCTGGCGTGCTGTTTACTGCAGCTGTGGCGGATGATTCATCATCATTAACTTTAAACAGTGATACAAATGCTGCAAATCACAAGTCATCCAAACACTCTGGGGGGCTAATAGTGCTCCTCTTGATCCTTGGGCTGCTGTCTGTTGCTGGATTTTCTGTGTTTCTGTTCAAGATATGGCAAAAGAAGAAGAGGGATGCGCAGCAAGCCCGTCTTCTAAAGCTCTTTGAGAATGATGAAGATCTTGAGGTTGAACTTGGTATTCAGGATTGAGATGCATATTATTACTGAAGCGTGATTCCATTGGAGGTGCGCCCCTAATAGCACACTCTTCTTTAGAGCGTTGTAGTTAGTTCATTGAAGGAGTTTCTAATGAACATAAATATCCTCTGAATTGAAGTGTGATATATGGAGCATGATTTGTATATTATGCAGTGTAGCCTTTGAAGTTGACAAATGGGCATTAGTATTTTCAATTTGATCTTGTGTTTTTACATGTTCTAACttattttctttcccttttccttgTCATTGTTGTGACTTCTGATATTTAGGATGAGGGTACTTGTGTAAAAGAATTTTTGTGACAGCAGCAACTTCTGTAATGTAGAattgtctttaaaaaaaaaaagtttaagcTTAGACTCAGTGCCCTCGTACTTTGTTATCAAGTTTATTGCTTACAGATGATTTATGTCGTCTTGGATTGTGGAATCCATTCTAAATAACTGCAGTGCCTGTCAAAATGTAACTTTAGTATCCACTGCAAGTGTTTTCATGCAATAATTGATCCTCTGTGTCATTTGGCCTTTGGCATCATTTAATGGAAGCTTATGTCCTCTGTGGATCTCTTTGACCAGTAAAATTGTCAAGGTGAAACTTTTGATGTAACaatatacaaataaaaaaaGTGTTTCTAGTTTATTTGAACATGGTTCAAGGACTTTAGGAAGAACTGAGCCAATTTATGAATAATCATATGTCCAAGTCTGTGTTGTGGTTGCTGCACCATCTATATCTAATGTAGGAAATCTTGGAATtgatatttatataatttggtTCCATTAGCATCTAAAGAATTGCAGGGTTTGAAGAATACCCTGTTCCTGGTTCAACTCTCAAGTACTCCCTCCCCCAAAACTTTTACTGCTTAGAGTCTTCATTCCATTAGATTTTGAAATTCCACTTGACAAAATTAATGTGATTGAATTGTTACTTATCCTTTTCCTAGCATGGTATTGTGAATGTTGTGATCATGTTGTCAACCATATTGGCTGCTCTTTTGCAGAAAGCTTGATTGTCCTTTTCTAGCTTATATGTGGTAACATGCGGCCAGTTTACTTCAATATGTGAAAATCTTTGAGTGTATCTTGTGATTTGATCTGCAAAAGTGCATGTATGATCCATTTTTTATTAGTACAGTCATTGCTT
It contains:
- the LOC113749281 gene encoding uncharacterized protein LOC113749281, which encodes MKGQEAAEQSCSEMGLRSFLQFFFILFFYHLLQLLPAVADDSSSLTLNSDTNAANHKSSKHSGGLIVLLLILGLLSVAGFSVFLFKIWQKKKRDAQQARLLKLFENDEDLEVELGIQD